A DNA window from Camelina sativa cultivar DH55 chromosome 13, Cs, whole genome shotgun sequence contains the following coding sequences:
- the LOC104735637 gene encoding chloroplastic group IIB intron splicing facilitator CRS2-B, chloroplastic produces the protein MICSTYTPSSIYHFHAVRPVFRKPRFRVCSSTSSENDRFKIEYTPWLIVGLGNPGNKYHGTRHNVGFEMIDVLARKEGVLMNTIQSKALIGIGAIEEVPILLAKPQTYMNFSGESVGSLASHYRVPLRHILLIYDEMALPNAVLRLQPKGGQGYHNGVKSVMGNLDGRRNFPRLSIGIGKPPGNMDMKAFLLQKFSPWERKQIDEALEQGSEAVKTLVLSGFTQGISRFNLVQKYKFHKV, from the exons ATGATCTGCTCAACGTATACACCGAGCAGTATTTACCATTTTCACGCCGTGAGGCCGGTCTTTCGGAAACCGAGGTTTCGGGTTTGTTCATCTACTTCTAGTGAGAATGACAGATTCAAAATAGAGTACACTCCTTGGCTTATCGTAGGGTTGGGCAATCCAGGAAACAAGTATCACGGAACAAGACACAAT GTTGGTTTCGAGATGATCGATGTTTTGGCTAGAAAAGAAGGCGTTTTGATGAACACTATTCAGTCTAAAGCTCTAATCGGAATAG GTGCTATCGAAGAGGTGCCTATCTTGTTGGCCAAACCTCAGACTTATATGAACTTCAGCggtgaatcg GTTGGATCTTTAGCTTCACACTATCGAGTACCATTGCGTCACATTTTACTG ATTTACGATGAGATGGCTTTACCAAATGCGGTTTTGAGACTTCAACCGAAAGGAGGTCAAGGCTATCACAACGG AGTCAAGAGTGTTATGGGGAATTTGGATGGTCGTCGAAACTTTCCTCGTCTAAGCATAG GCATTGGTAAGCCACCAGGAAACATGGATATGAAAGCTTTTCTTCTTCAGAAGTTTAGTCCATGGGAACGGAAACAGATCGATGAAGCACTAGAACAAGGAAGTGAAGCAGTGAAGACTCTTGTGCTCAGTGGATTCACTCAAGGAATCTCAAGATTTAATCTTGTGCAAAAATACAAGTTCCACAAAGTATAA
- the LOC104735635 gene encoding caffeoylshikimate esterase isoform X2, which produces MAPTVKLDKDEELRRLKEVNIDEASARRHVRDSLKDVQLNLDHILFKTPENGIKTKESYEVNSRGIEIFSKSWLPEATSLKALVCFCHGYGDTCTFFFEGIARRLALSGYGVFAMDYPGFGLSEGLHGYIPSFDLLVQDVMEHYSKIKENPEFSSLPSFLFGQSMGGAVSLKIHLKQPNAWTGAVLVAPMCKIADDLVPPPVLKQILIGLANVLPRHKLVPQKDLAEAAFRDARKREMTPYNVICYSGKPRLRTAVEMFHTTQEIEKQLQKVSLPILILHGEADTVTDPSVSRELYEKAKSLDKKIVLYENAYHSLLEGEPDDMILRVLSDIILWLDEHSLQAEGSSVITA; this is translated from the exons ATGGCTCCGACGGTGAAGCTAGACAAAGATGAGGAGCTCCGGCGACTCAAAGAGGTTAATATTGACGAAGCTTCAGCGCGTCGTCATGTTCGTGATTCCTTGAAAGACGTCCAGCTTAATCTCGATCATATCCTCTTcaag ACACCTGAAAATGGAATTAAGACTAAAGAG TCTTATGAGGTGAATTCGAGAGGAATTGAGATCTTCTCCAAAAGCTGGCTTCCTGAAGCTACTAGCCTTAAAGCTTTGGTTTGTTTCTGCCATGGTTATGGAGATACTTGCACCTTTTTCTTCGAAG GGATTGCAAGGAGATTGGCATTATCTGGTTATGGAGTTTTCGCTATGGACTATCCAGGATTTGGCTTATCGGAAGGCTTGCATGGTTATATCCCTAGCTTTGATCTTCTTGTTCAAGATGTCATGGAGCATTACTCCAAGATAAAAG AGAATCCCGAATTTAGTTCTCTACCTAGCTTTCTCTTTGGACAGTCAATGGGTGGAGCCGTGTCGCTCAAAATACATCTCAAACAACCAAATGCGTGGACTGGCGCAGTCTTGGTAGCACCAATGTGCAAA ATTGCAGATGACTTGGTTCCACCGCCGGTATTAAAACAGATTTTGATTGGTCTAGCCAATGTTCTACCAAGACATAAGTTGGTTCCACAAAAGGATTTAGCAGAAGCAGCTTTTAGAGATGCCAGGAAGAGGGAGATG ACACCATACAATGTGATTTGTTACAGCGGCAAACCCCGACTACGAACTGCAGTAGAAATGTTTCACACAACTCAAGAGATTGAAAAACAATtgcaaaag GTGTCTTTGCCAATATTGATTCTACACGGAGAAGCTGATACAGTGACAGATCCTTCAGTGAGCAGAGAGCTATACGAGAAAGCGAAAAGTTTAGACAAGAAGATTGTTTTGTATGAAAATGCTTATCATTCTCTGCTCGAAGGCGAACCTGATGACATGATTCTCCGTGTCTTGTCCGATATCATCCTGTGGCTGGACGAGCATAGCTTGCAAGCTGAGGGATCATCAGTTATCACTGCGTAG
- the LOC104735636 gene encoding 40S ribosomal protein S7-3, with product MFSAQNKIKKDKNAEPTECEEQVAQALFDLENTNQELKSELKDLYINQAVNMDISGNRKAVVIYVPFRLRKAFRKIHPRLVRELEKKFSGKDVIFVTTRRIMRPPKKGAAVQRPRNRTLTSVHEAMLEDVAFPAEIVGKRTRYRLDGSKIMKVFLDAKQKNDTEYKLETMVGVYRKLTGRDVVFEYPIEA from the exons ATGTTCTCCGCTCAGAACAAGATCAAGAAGGATAAGAATGCTGAACCAACAGAATGCGAGGAACAAGTTGCTCAG GCTTTGTTTGATTTGGAGAACACCAACCAGGAGTTGAAATCCGAGTTGAAAGATCTCTACATCAACCAAGCTGT GAACATGGACATCTCTGGAAACCGCAAAGCTGTTGTGATTTACGTACCATTCAGATTGAGGAAAGCTTTCCGCAAGATTCATCCTCGCCTTGTTAGGGAGCTTGAGAAGAAGTTCAGTGGAAAG GATGTGATCTTTGTTACCACAAGAAGGATCATGCGTCCTCCCAAGAAGGGTGCTGCTGTTCAGAGGCCACGTAACAGGACTCTTACCTCTGTTCATGAAGCAATGCTCGAAGATGTTGCTTTCCCCGCTGAGATTGTTGGAAAGCGTACTCGTTACCGTCTTGATGGTTCCAAGATCATGAAG GTGTTTTTGGATGCCAAGCAAAAGAACGACACGGAGTACAAGCTCGAGACTATGGTTGGTGTGTACCGCAAACTTACTGGCAGAGACGTCGTGTTTGAGTACCCGATTGAAGCTTGA
- the LOC104735635 gene encoding caffeoylshikimate esterase isoform X1 → MALRSAKLTLFSPLHGFVDKGRRFVWQRSSSSRSMAPTVKLDKDEELRRLKEVNIDEASARRHVRDSLKDVQLNLDHILFKTPENGIKTKESYEVNSRGIEIFSKSWLPEATSLKALVCFCHGYGDTCTFFFEGIARRLALSGYGVFAMDYPGFGLSEGLHGYIPSFDLLVQDVMEHYSKIKENPEFSSLPSFLFGQSMGGAVSLKIHLKQPNAWTGAVLVAPMCKIADDLVPPPVLKQILIGLANVLPRHKLVPQKDLAEAAFRDARKREMTPYNVICYSGKPRLRTAVEMFHTTQEIEKQLQKVSLPILILHGEADTVTDPSVSRELYEKAKSLDKKIVLYENAYHSLLEGEPDDMILRVLSDIILWLDEHSLQAEGSSVITA, encoded by the exons atggctCTGAGATCAGCAAAGCTTACCCTTTTCAGTCCTTTACACG gGTTTGTGgataaaggaagaagatttgTGTGGCAAcgaagtagtagtagtagatcGATGGCTCCGACGGTGAAGCTAGACAAAGATGAGGAGCTCCGGCGACTCAAAGAGGTTAATATTGACGAAGCTTCAGCGCGTCGTCATGTTCGTGATTCCTTGAAAGACGTCCAGCTTAATCTCGATCATATCCTCTTcaag ACACCTGAAAATGGAATTAAGACTAAAGAG TCTTATGAGGTGAATTCGAGAGGAATTGAGATCTTCTCCAAAAGCTGGCTTCCTGAAGCTACTAGCCTTAAAGCTTTGGTTTGTTTCTGCCATGGTTATGGAGATACTTGCACCTTTTTCTTCGAAG GGATTGCAAGGAGATTGGCATTATCTGGTTATGGAGTTTTCGCTATGGACTATCCAGGATTTGGCTTATCGGAAGGCTTGCATGGTTATATCCCTAGCTTTGATCTTCTTGTTCAAGATGTCATGGAGCATTACTCCAAGATAAAAG AGAATCCCGAATTTAGTTCTCTACCTAGCTTTCTCTTTGGACAGTCAATGGGTGGAGCCGTGTCGCTCAAAATACATCTCAAACAACCAAATGCGTGGACTGGCGCAGTCTTGGTAGCACCAATGTGCAAA ATTGCAGATGACTTGGTTCCACCGCCGGTATTAAAACAGATTTTGATTGGTCTAGCCAATGTTCTACCAAGACATAAGTTGGTTCCACAAAAGGATTTAGCAGAAGCAGCTTTTAGAGATGCCAGGAAGAGGGAGATG ACACCATACAATGTGATTTGTTACAGCGGCAAACCCCGACTACGAACTGCAGTAGAAATGTTTCACACAACTCAAGAGATTGAAAAACAATtgcaaaag GTGTCTTTGCCAATATTGATTCTACACGGAGAAGCTGATACAGTGACAGATCCTTCAGTGAGCAGAGAGCTATACGAGAAAGCGAAAAGTTTAGACAAGAAGATTGTTTTGTATGAAAATGCTTATCATTCTCTGCTCGAAGGCGAACCTGATGACATGATTCTCCGTGTCTTGTCCGATATCATCCTGTGGCTGGACGAGCATAGCTTGCAAGCTGAGGGATCATCAGTTATCACTGCGTAG